The Leptodactylus fuscus isolate aLepFus1 chromosome 3, aLepFus1.hap2, whole genome shotgun sequence genome has a segment encoding these proteins:
- the WDFY1 gene encoding WD repeat and FYVE domain-containing protein 1: MAAEIHSRSPHGPVLLTKIPGHREHVTSACLIPREDGVITVSEDRTLRVWLKRDSGQYWPSIYHTMSSPCSALRYHHESRRIFVGQDSGAVVEFLISDDFNKMNFVKTYPAHQSRVTEIIFSPGPEWVISTGHDKFLTWMCTQSGSLVGRHAFSSWASCLQYDEETNYAFVGDFSGQITLLKLEKDSCSVISTLKGHEGSISCLYWDPVQRYLFSGSSDHSIILWDIGGRQGRTLILQGHHDKVQGLCYLQLTRQLVSCSADGGICVWNMDIEREEAPQWLESDSCQKCAQPFFWNIKQMWDTRTLGLRQHHCRKCGQAVCGKCSSKRSSYPIMGFEFQVRVCDACYESIKDEDRTSLATFHEGKHNICFMTMDISRGLMVTCGTDRLVKIWDMTPTVGCSLATGFSPR; this comes from the exons ATGGCGGCTGAGATCCACTCCCGGTCTCCTCACGGCCCTGTGCTCCTTACGAAGATACCCGGGCACCGGGAGCACGTGACCTCTGCTTGCCTCATCCCGCGAGAGGACGGCGTCATTACAGTCAGCGAAGACCG GACACTGCGAGTATGGCTGAAGAGAGACAGCGGGCAGTACTGGCCAAGCATCTATCACACCATGTCAT CGCCTTGTTCAGCTCTGAGATACCACCATGAGAGTAGAAGGATTTTTGTGGGGCAGGATAGTGGGGCTGTTGTG GAGTTTTTGATCTCTGATGACTTTAACAAAATGAACTTTGTGAAGACGTACCCAG CTCATCAAAGCCGTGTGACAGAAATCATTTTCTCTCCTGGCCCTGAATGGGTGATCAGCACCGGGCATGATAAATTTCTCACCTGGATGTGCACTCAGAGCGGATCACTGGTGGGACGGCACGCGTTCTCCTCCTGGGCGTCCTGCCTACA GTACGATGAAGAAACAAATTATGCTTTTGTCGGAGACTTCTCTGGCCAGATTACACTGCTGAAACTGGAAAAAGACAGCTGTTCTGTCATCTCCACCCTCAAGGGTCATGAAG GCAGCATCTCGTGTCTTTACTGGGATCCCGTTCAGCGATATCTGTTTTCGGGCTCATCGGATCACAGCATTATCTTGTGGGACATTGGCGGGAGGCAAGGACGAACACTAATCCTACAAGGACACCA TGATAAGGTACAAGGTCTGTGTTATCTGCAACTTACCCGACAGCTGGTCTCCTGTTCAGCCGATGGTGGAATCTGTGTTTGGAATATGGATATCGAAAGGGAGGAG GCTCCTCAATGGTTAGAAAGTGACTCCTGCCAGAAGTGTGCCCAACCCTTTTTTTGGAACATAAAGCAGATGTGGGACACAAGGACTCTGGGGTTACGCCAG CATCACTGCAGGAAATGTGGGCAGGCAGTCTGTGGGAAGTGCAGCTCCAAGAGATCCAGTTACCCTATTATGGGTTTTGAGTTCCAGGTGCGGGTCTGTGACGCCTGCTATGAGAGCATAAAAGATGAGGA TCGAACATCATTGGCCACATTCCATGAGGGCAAACACAACATCTGCTTTATGACTATGGATATCTCTAGGGGGCTTATGGTCACGTGTGGCACAGATCGGTTAGTCAAG ATCTGGGACATGACACCGACAGTGGGTTGCAGTTTGGCAACTGGCTTTTCTCCCCGTTGA